A stretch of Arachis hypogaea cultivar Tifrunner chromosome 15, arahy.Tifrunner.gnm2.J5K5, whole genome shotgun sequence DNA encodes these proteins:
- the LOC114925376 gene encoding uncharacterized protein: MPIGIEYAVNLRQRYCDCGEFQTDRIPCRHIFAYCANQRLDWQQYIHEVYRMAEIRKVYRARFKTLGNPATWPLYQGPRHIPNPHLKRVSKGRPKITRFLNEMDMRGPRRCRLCGGEGHSRSRCPHRAGPSAGGSAPMS; this comes from the coding sequence ATGCCTATTGGTATCGAGTATGCGGTGAATCTCCGTCAACGGTATTGTGATTGTGGTGAGTTTCAGACAGATCGAATCCCATGTCGCCATATCTTTGCGTATTGTGCGAACCAACGACTTGATTGGCAACAATACATTCATGAGGTCTATAGGATGGCTGAGATAAGAAAGGTGTATAGAGCACGGTTTAAGACATTAGGAAATCCAGCAACGTGGCCGTTGTATCAAGGACCAAGACACATACCTAATCCGCACTTAAAGCGGGTTTCCAAAGGGCGTCCCAAAATAACCCGCTTCTTGAATGAAATGGATATGCGTGGTCCTAGGCGTTGCAGGCTTTGTGGAGGCGAAGGCCACAGTCGAAGTAGATGCCCCCATCGTGCAGGGCCTAGTGCTGGTGGATCTGCACCTATGTCTTAG
- the LOC112749126 gene encoding uncharacterized protein: MERGISLKMYYNGQIFPQTSEGVSFVCENPRDIVIPFAITYEEFKSILCQCGDNQVLKRVVNIFYRQPILVFGGFVQFQMMNVVDEGSMQGMFSIYQQTRAQVSILELYVEFEELVEVDLPEANIDWTVYNSESEEEFEGTYHIVGPTEEVGEDDIIVESNVADVANALASQYPSREPSFMHALDVDAMNAPEFPEYINSNPVVVLDSEFVVGMEFSSRETVIAAIKDYTIRRGVDYRVCESEPTTFYAKCVQYGTSCDWLIRASLIKRKFCWVVRRYNGSHTCTRTRISQDHAKLNSDMIAEVIKPLVEADPSLKVKSIIAEVQSKFNYTTSYRKAWLAKQKAIANLFGGWEASYEALSSWFEAMVQKDPSAAVEIETAPAYQGDEVVHDVRILTRVFWSFYPCIRAFRSCKPIVQVDGTHLYGKYKGALLVAVSQDGNGNIVPLAFAVVEAIARSNGSWEPPRAIRMFCVRHIASNFLRNFKAPYLQKLIVNMGYCRTVREFNVQYARLRERGEAYTRWLDRIPR, encoded by the exons atggagagaggtattAGTTTGAAAATGTATTATAATGGTCAAATCTTTCCCCAAACATCTGAGGGTGTGAGTTTTGTTTGTGAGAATCCACGTGATATTGTTATTCCTTTTGCAATAACATACGAGGAATTTAAGAGTATACTTTGTCAATGTGGTGATAATCAAGTATTAAAGAGAgtcgttaatattttttatagacaGCCTATTTTAGTGTTCGGTGGTTTCGTTCAGTTTCAAATGATGAATGTGGTTGACGAAGGAAGTATGCAAGGAATGTTTTCGATCTACCAACAAACACGGGCACAAGTGTCTATTCTCGaattgtatgttgagtttgaagaatTAGTTGAGGTTGATTTACCGGAGGCTAACATCGACTGGACTGTTTATAACAGTGAAAGCGAAGAGGAATTTGAGGGCACCTACCATATTGTTGGTCCAACTGAAGAAGTGGGTGAAGATGATATAATAGTTGAGTCTAACGTAGCAGATGTGGCAAATGCACTGGCGAGCCAATATCCATCTAGAGAGCCTTCTTTCATGCACGCCTTGGATGTAGACGCTATGAATGCACCAGAATTTCCTGAATATATCAATTCAA ATCCTGTTGTTGTTTTGGACAGTGAATTTGTTGTTGGCATGGAATTCAGTTCTAGAGAGACTGTTATTGCAGCAATTAAAGATTATACCATTCGCAGGGGAGTGGATTACCGGGTGTGTGAATCTGAGCCAACGACTTTTTATGCTAAGTGTGTACAATATGGAACAAGTTGCGATTGGCTTATTAGAGCTAGTCTTATTAAGAGAAAATTTTGTTGGGTTGTAAGGCGATACAATGGTAGTCACACATGCACTAGAACTAGAATTTCTCAAGATCATGCTAAGCTAAATTCAGACATGATTGCAGAGGTGATAAAGCCATTGGTTGAAGCTGATCCATCTTTGAAAGTGAAATCAATAATTGCTGAAGTGCAGTCAAAATTCAATTATACGACAAGTTACCGCAAAGCATGGCTCGCGAAGCAAAAGGCAATTGCAAACCTTTTTGGTGGTTGGGAAGCTTCTTATGAAGCTTTGTCGTCGTGGTTTGAAGCAATGGTACAAAAAGATCCATCAGCAGCAGTCGAGATTGAAACTGCACCAGCATACCAAGGGGATGAGGTAGTCCATGATGTAAGGATACTGACGCGGGTATTTTGGAGCTTTTATCCTTGCATCAGAGCATTTAGGAGCTGCAAGCCAATCGTACAGGTGGATGGGACACATCTGTACGGAAAATATAAAGGAGCTCTACTAGTTGCAGTTTCTCAGGATGGCAATGGCAATATTGTGCCTCTTGCATTTGCCGTTGTTGAGG CAATAGCTCGTAGTAATGGATCATGGGAACCTCCAAGAGCTATCCGAATGTTTTGTGTTAGGCACATAGCATCCAACTTTTTGAGGAATTTCAAGGCACCGTATTTACAGAAGCTGATAGTCAATATGG GCTATTGTAGGACTGTGCGTGAATTTAATGTGCAGTATGCAAGATTGCGTGAACGTGGTGAGGCTTACACGCGATGGCTTGATCGAATCCCACGATAG
- the LOC140179381 gene encoding uncharacterized protein, with product MVQHIPREMNTRADLLSKLASTKPGTGNHSLIQGITKEPAVALHLTKLAPSWMDSIADFLQNGKLPQDEKEAKAVRREAAKYTIIQDQLFKKGLSQPLLKCLHPNQTDYVLREVHEGCCGHHIGGKALARKLIRAGYY from the coding sequence ATGGTCCAACACATTCCAAGGGAGAtgaacacacgggcagacctcctatccAAGCTAGCGAGCACAAAACCCGGAACCGGCAACCACTCCCTCATCCAAGGCATCACGAAAGAGCCAGCAGTTGCCCTCCACCTGACCAAATTAGCCCCTTCTTGGATGGACTCCATCGCTGACTTCTTGCAAAACGGAAAACTCCCCCAGGACGAAAAGGAAGCCAAAGCGGTAAGAAGGGAGGCCGCCAAATATACGATCATACAGGATCAGctattcaaaaagggactcagccaaCCTTTGCTGAAGTGTCTGCACCCCAACCAGACGGACTACGTTCTTagagaagtccatgaggggtgctGCGGCCACCATATCGGGGGCAAGGCCCTGGCAAGGAAGCTCATCCGTGCTGGATACTACTAG